One segment of Diaphorobacter sp. HDW4B DNA contains the following:
- a CDS encoding porin has protein sequence MRDTVSQAKGHLALSILTAALLGCSSAHAQQQSSVTIYGILDQYVNYLSSSSGTSVKALEDGGYKKSRFGLRGFEDLGGGYRVRFTLESGLSADTGVAGDTSGRFFDRQSWVGIVTPYGEIRAGRQNSTFLVRGDNMDYTGRALGSIINTFPVSTRYDNDLSYLSPRIGGVMLEAHAALPEAADGSNRQVTYQAFIDYSDDRFKIGYGALRQAPPKNATVDVAVVYQSAYASWKFGDGTVYLAGVRSNNSTSAVPSGFLLNPTGGAPSGGGLISGTSADARRYFNVYQISADYMLTPQLRIGGAWGRIDDTSNSGRDAVGGSVGAFYNISKRTMFYTVVDTLKNGPNGGFRMSGSGTPKTNITSASDIQGQRLRGVHLGVMHTF, from the coding sequence ATGCGCGACACCGTATCGCAAGCCAAGGGCCATCTGGCACTGAGCATTTTGACTGCAGCACTGCTGGGCTGCTCAAGCGCCCATGCACAACAACAAAGCTCCGTCACGATCTACGGCATTCTTGACCAATACGTGAACTACCTGAGCAGTAGCTCCGGCACATCCGTGAAGGCGCTGGAAGATGGTGGATACAAAAAAAGTCGATTCGGCCTGCGCGGTTTCGAGGATCTGGGCGGCGGATACCGTGTTCGCTTCACATTGGAAAGCGGGCTCAGCGCAGACACCGGAGTGGCCGGAGACACCAGCGGGCGCTTCTTTGATCGCCAAAGCTGGGTAGGAATCGTCACCCCTTATGGTGAAATTCGAGCAGGTCGCCAGAATTCCACATTTCTGGTGCGAGGCGACAACATGGACTATACGGGCCGCGCGCTGGGCTCCATCATCAACACCTTTCCGGTCTCCACACGCTACGACAACGACCTGAGCTATCTGTCGCCACGCATCGGCGGCGTCATGCTGGAAGCACATGCCGCCCTTCCTGAAGCTGCCGATGGCTCCAATCGTCAGGTCACGTATCAGGCCTTCATCGATTACTCCGATGATCGTTTCAAGATCGGATACGGCGCATTGCGTCAGGCCCCGCCCAAGAACGCCACGGTTGATGTGGCCGTGGTCTATCAAAGTGCTTACGCGAGCTGGAAATTTGGAGATGGCACGGTCTACCTCGCCGGAGTTCGCAGCAATAACAGCACCTCGGCCGTTCCCAGCGGCTTTCTGCTGAACCCCACTGGCGGCGCACCCAGCGGAGGCGGTCTGATCAGCGGCACCAGCGCCGACGCGCGCCGCTATTTCAACGTCTACCAAATCTCGGCAGACTACATGCTCACGCCGCAATTGCGAATAGGCGGAGCATGGGGGCGTATCGACGATACCTCCAACAGCGGGCGCGACGCCGTCGGAGGCTCGGTGGGCGCGTTCTACAACATCTCCAAGCGCACCATGTTCTACACCGTGGTGGACACTTTGAAGAACGGCCCCAATGGAGGCTTTCGCATGTCGGGGTCAGGTACGCCCAAGACCAACATCACGAGCGCTTCAGATATTCAAGGCCAGCGCCTGCGCGGAGTTCATCTGGGGGTGATGCATACGTTCTGA
- a CDS encoding LysR substrate-binding domain-containing protein, with translation MTASQLDWYLQINLKARQLRLLVALDDFGNLKQVADISHVTVPAVSKALSELEKGLGLQLFTRTQHGLQPTAYGECLIRHARNMLVNIHHAREELRAISSGTEGKIHVGVFPAWTSVLLPSALSLLKERSPGTNVLVTEGTIQTLMPDLSQGKIDLLIGRLPPRHATHDVEELELLEEPLVLMTGPRHPLALKKKVKWSDLRDYPWVLPPAGSQLRDPLERILEQHGISLSNNYIETLSTHLIRSYLHMTDAVAMMAAAVAKDPVQPLSVLPLTMPRLMRPAGVMWNRSRNLTPGAQLLVSCLKEVADQL, from the coding sequence ATGACCGCATCCCAACTCGACTGGTATCTGCAGATCAACCTCAAGGCTCGCCAACTGAGATTGCTGGTTGCACTGGATGATTTCGGCAATCTCAAACAGGTGGCGGACATTTCGCATGTCACGGTGCCTGCCGTCTCCAAGGCGTTGTCCGAGTTGGAAAAAGGCCTTGGTCTACAGCTTTTCACCCGCACCCAACACGGTCTGCAGCCCACAGCCTACGGCGAATGCCTGATCCGCCACGCGCGCAACATGCTGGTGAACATCCACCACGCGCGCGAGGAACTGCGAGCCATCAGCTCGGGCACGGAAGGCAAGATCCACGTGGGCGTGTTCCCCGCCTGGACTTCGGTATTGTTGCCGTCCGCGCTCTCCCTGCTCAAGGAGCGCTCGCCGGGCACCAATGTGCTGGTCACCGAAGGCACGATCCAGACGCTGATGCCCGACCTCTCGCAAGGCAAGATCGACTTGCTCATCGGCCGCCTGCCTCCCCGACATGCAACGCACGATGTGGAAGAGCTGGAGCTGCTCGAAGAACCTTTGGTGCTGATGACCGGACCCAGGCATCCGTTGGCGTTGAAGAAAAAGGTGAAATGGTCCGACCTGCGGGACTACCCTTGGGTGCTTCCTCCAGCCGGGTCACAACTGCGGGATCCGCTCGAACGGATTTTGGAGCAGCATGGAATTTCGCTTTCCAACAACTACATCGAAACGCTTTCCACGCACTTGATCCGCTCTTATCTGCACATGACGGATGCAGTGGCCATGATGGCCGCTGCAGTCGCCAAAGATCCTGTTCAACCCCTCAGCGTTCTGCCACTCACCATGCCCCGCCTTATGCGTCCTGCAGGCGTGATGTGGAACCGCAGCCGCAATCTGACGCCCGGCGCGCAGTTGCTGGTGTCTTGCCTGAAGGAAGTGGCCGATCAGCTTTGA
- a CDS encoding tripartite tricarboxylate transporter substrate binding protein, whose protein sequence is MSESRRNILRYTLAFACAASCAAVQAETAFPSKPLTLYVAFAPGGAGDIVARLVTRKMSESMGQPFVIENRPSPVVAVQTVQRAKPDGYTMVMAGSGTALTTALFKKLPYDLMKDFRHVSSLSTFDLALITGTESGFKSVSEVIAYAKVNPGKLNIGTVRVGSTQNLSAEMFKSMTGIEASVVPYRTTAEVISGLRSKDIQVAMEMLPPLLGQISGGSVKPLAVSSMQRYPGLPDIPTLNESGVKDYESGSWNGVSVPAGTPTDVVNRLASEIDKAVNSPDVQKELLKMGMRPDKSSPELMTRRMQADIDKWRGVIKNAHIPLQ, encoded by the coding sequence ATGAGCGAGTCCAGAAGAAACATTCTTCGCTATACCTTGGCGTTCGCATGCGCCGCAAGCTGCGCAGCCGTGCAGGCCGAAACCGCCTTTCCTTCCAAACCTCTGACGCTCTACGTTGCTTTTGCTCCCGGTGGCGCAGGCGATATCGTGGCACGGCTGGTCACCCGAAAGATGTCGGAAAGCATGGGCCAACCTTTCGTGATCGAGAACCGTCCAAGCCCAGTGGTTGCCGTGCAGACCGTGCAGCGCGCCAAGCCGGATGGCTACACCATGGTGATGGCGGGCAGTGGAACGGCATTGACGACGGCGCTGTTCAAGAAGCTGCCGTATGACCTGATGAAGGACTTTCGGCATGTCTCTTCGCTCTCGACTTTCGATCTGGCGTTGATCACTGGTACCGAGTCAGGATTCAAATCGGTGAGCGAAGTTATTGCATATGCCAAGGTCAATCCCGGCAAGCTGAACATCGGTACCGTGCGCGTGGGTAGCACGCAGAACCTGTCAGCCGAGATGTTCAAGTCGATGACAGGGATCGAGGCTTCGGTGGTGCCTTATCGCACGACCGCGGAAGTGATCTCGGGTCTGCGCAGCAAGGACATTCAGGTCGCCATGGAGATGCTGCCACCGCTGCTGGGCCAGATTTCGGGCGGCAGCGTGAAACCGTTGGCAGTATCGTCAATGCAGCGTTATCCGGGTCTGCCGGATATCCCCACTTTGAACGAATCCGGAGTCAAGGACTACGAATCGGGCTCATGGAATGGTGTGAGCGTTCCTGCGGGAACGCCCACCGATGTGGTGAACCGCTTGGCCAGCGAAATCGACAAGGCCGTGAATTCGCCTGATGTGCAAAAAGAGTTGCTCAAGATGGGCATGCGGCCCGACAAGAGCTCGCCGGAGCTGATGACCCGTCGCATGCAGGCCGATATCGACAAGTGGCGCGGCGTGATCAAGAACGCCCATATTCCACTGCAGTAA